From a single Streptomyces sp. 1331.2 genomic region:
- a CDS encoding bifunctional DNA primase/polymerase: protein MEDIPDASGQDKNAGLPPLLIEAVGYAENRHWEVAPGAWLVDGDGPAHCSCGDPRCALPGAHPLDADWARKASAGPGAVRRWWTERPQASILLPTGRSFDVLDVPETAGCLALARMERMDLQLGPVAVLPAAPGRVGRRLHFLVLPGVAAKLPEMLRKLGWPPGRLDLVARGEGDWTVAPPSRIGSTGYAQWARSPSALNRWLPDAAELISPLAYACGREAPAHHTAQAAQPAPVG from the coding sequence GTGGAAGACATCCCCGACGCCTCCGGCCAGGACAAGAACGCCGGTCTGCCCCCGCTGCTCATCGAAGCCGTCGGCTACGCCGAGAACCGCCACTGGGAGGTGGCCCCGGGCGCCTGGCTGGTCGACGGCGACGGGCCCGCGCACTGCTCCTGCGGCGACCCGCGCTGCGCGCTCCCGGGCGCCCACCCGCTCGACGCGGACTGGGCCCGCAAGGCGAGCGCCGGGCCGGGCGCGGTGCGGCGCTGGTGGACCGAACGCCCGCAGGCCTCGATCCTGCTGCCCACCGGCCGGTCCTTCGACGTCCTGGACGTGCCGGAGACGGCCGGCTGCCTGGCGCTGGCCCGGATGGAGCGGATGGACCTCCAGCTCGGCCCGGTGGCGGTGCTGCCCGCCGCGCCGGGGCGGGTCGGCCGGCGGCTGCACTTCCTGGTGCTGCCCGGGGTCGCGGCCAAGCTCCCGGAGATGCTGCGCAAGCTCGGCTGGCCGCCCGGGCGGCTGGACCTGGTCGCCCGCGGCGAGGGGGACTGGACGGTCGCCCCGCCGTCCCGGATCGGCTCCACCGGCTACGCCCAGTGGGCCCGCTCCCCCTCCGCGCTCAACCGCTGGCTGCCCGACGCCGCCGAGCTGATCAGCCCGCTCGCCTACGCCTGCGGCCGCGAGGCGCCCGCCCACCACACCGCCCAGGCCGCCCAGCCGGCGCCGGTGGGCTGA
- a CDS encoding sigma-70 family RNA polymerase sigma factor, whose amino-acid sequence MATPERTPRWDEQLQRRLARGEETALGELYDQLAPMVHGLAGRILADQAAAAQLTREIFAHAWEHPEDFDPARGTLRSWLGTLTHRRAVERLRARRAAERPPGDDLLGAEAEIRAVATAARMQYVVDSLPRSLRETIAVTYYDGRTYRETARLLGISEQAAKQRMRLGLALLATELADEPVQQPVNGPLDGPLDEPTGDEAGDGET is encoded by the coding sequence ATGGCCACCCCGGAGCGGACCCCGCGCTGGGACGAGCAGCTGCAGCGCCGCCTCGCCCGCGGCGAGGAGACCGCGCTCGGCGAACTCTACGACCAGCTCGCACCGATGGTGCACGGCCTGGCCGGGCGGATACTCGCCGACCAGGCCGCCGCCGCGCAGCTCACCCGGGAGATCTTCGCCCACGCCTGGGAGCACCCCGAGGACTTCGACCCCGCCCGCGGCACGCTGCGTTCCTGGCTGGGCACGCTCACCCACCGCCGCGCCGTCGAGCGGCTGCGGGCGCGGCGTGCCGCCGAACGACCGCCGGGCGACGACCTCCTGGGCGCCGAGGCGGAGATCCGCGCCGTGGCCACCGCCGCGCGGATGCAGTACGTGGTCGACTCCCTGCCCCGATCCCTGCGTGAGACCATCGCGGTGACGTACTACGACGGCCGCACCTACCGGGAGACGGCCCGGCTGCTCGGCATCAGCGAGCAGGCCGCCAAGCAGCGGATGCGGCTCGGCCTGGCCCTGCTGGCCACCGAGTTGGCCGACGAACCGGTCCAGCAGCCGGTCAACGGGCCGCTCGACGGGCCGCTCGACGAACCAACGGGTGACGAGGCCGGGGACGGGGAGACGTGA
- a CDS encoding sugar isomerase domain-containing protein, with translation MNDLVGSYFDAAIAHLRRVREEEAETIEAAAALLAEAVTEGRRVFTFGAGHSALPAQDVVYRAGGLVPVNLLNVPGTTGVTVMPAPLSSALERVSGLATATLDLTPATTGDLLFVISLSGRQTMPVELARHARDRGLKVIGVTSLAYPEEVPSAHPSGTYLKDHCDVVLDSKIAVGDGELTHPGAETTFGPVSTVVTSALMQAVVASAVGRLADRAAAGDAPAPPLFRSGNVPGGTEWNAKQMADNADRVFYTY, from the coding sequence ATGAACGACCTGGTCGGCAGCTACTTCGATGCTGCGATCGCCCACCTCCGGCGGGTCCGCGAGGAGGAGGCCGAGACCATCGAGGCCGCCGCCGCGCTGCTGGCGGAGGCGGTCACCGAAGGTCGCCGGGTGTTCACCTTCGGTGCCGGACACTCCGCACTGCCGGCCCAGGACGTGGTCTACCGGGCCGGCGGGCTGGTCCCGGTGAACCTGCTGAACGTGCCGGGGACGACCGGGGTGACGGTGATGCCCGCGCCGCTGTCGAGCGCACTGGAGCGGGTCTCCGGGCTGGCCACCGCGACCCTGGACCTGACCCCCGCGACCACCGGCGACCTGCTGTTCGTGATCTCGCTCTCCGGCCGCCAGACCATGCCGGTCGAACTCGCCCGGCACGCCCGGGACCGCGGGCTGAAGGTGATCGGGGTGACCTCGCTGGCCTATCCGGAGGAGGTGCCCTCGGCGCACCCGTCCGGCACCTACCTGAAGGACCACTGCGACGTGGTGCTGGACAGCAAGATCGCGGTCGGCGACGGGGAGCTGACCCACCCGGGCGCCGAGACCACCTTCGGCCCGGTCTCCACCGTCGTGACCAGTGCACTGATGCAGGCCGTGGTCGCCTCCGCGGTCGGCCGGCTCGCCGACCGGGCGGCCGCCGGGGACGCCCCCGCCCCGCCGCTGTTCCGCTCCGGCAACGTCCCCGGCGGCACCGAGTGGAACGCCAAGCAGATGGCCGACAACGCCGACCGGGTCTTCTACACCTACTGA
- a CDS encoding ATP-binding protein has translation MQVLQVQLAVQADPAEVGRARRWVRSRLLNHGVDPDAPMAETVVLVVSELVTNAVVHTGCPAVLRLCLPMAEDAPQGCPAVPLRVEVADASETAPAPRHAGADQEATNGRGLELVELLCERWGWYPDGSGKRVWCEIGADARPADPLADVDWAALAQ, from the coding sequence GTGCAGGTTCTTCAGGTACAGCTGGCGGTGCAGGCGGACCCCGCCGAGGTCGGCCGGGCCCGTCGGTGGGTGCGCTCGCGGCTGTTGAACCACGGGGTGGACCCGGATGCGCCGATGGCCGAGACGGTGGTGCTGGTGGTGTCGGAGCTGGTGACCAACGCCGTGGTGCACACCGGCTGTCCGGCCGTGCTGCGGCTCTGCCTGCCGATGGCCGAGGACGCGCCGCAGGGCTGCCCGGCCGTCCCGCTGCGGGTGGAGGTCGCCGACGCGAGCGAGACGGCCCCGGCCCCGCGGCACGCCGGGGCGGACCAGGAGGCGACCAACGGGCGCGGCCTGGAGCTGGTCGAACTGCTCTGCGAGCGCTGGGGCTGGTACCCGGACGGCTCGGGCAAGCGGGTCTGGTGCGAGATCGGCGCGGACGCCCGGCCGGCCGACCCGCTGGCAGACGTGGACTGGGCGGCTTTGGCGCAATAG
- a CDS encoding transcriptional regulator, whose amino-acid sequence MAARPLVARQPNERLQQLIQEASCSNAGLARRVNLCGAEHGLDLRYDKTSVARWLRGQQPRGQAPAVIAEALGRKLGRSVSVEEIGMADGKNLSSGIGLQFAPTINAALEQVCELWRSDVGRRDFLTGATVAASALVEPSRDWLITPPDPVVARAGGPRVGPTDVAAIKATTVMLVDLDHRFGSGHVRPVVVHYLNSVVSGLLGGAYREETGRQLFAAVARLTELAGYMAVDTGQPGLAQRYYIQALRLAQAADDRGYGGYVLAASMSHLAATLGNPREIAQLARAAQEGARSVATPTAMAMFYAAEARGHALLGDARSCEAVSAKALEMMEKRRPEDDPDWIAHFDDAYLADELAHCHRDLEQAGQAEHYARRALDLHPPTRVRRRAVDLVLLATAQLQQRDLERACETGTQAVRLLSGLRSNRGVEYLDEFRRRLEPYREQRVVREFHARADAEAA is encoded by the coding sequence ATGGCCGCGAGACCACTCGTCGCACGACAGCCCAACGAGCGTCTGCAGCAACTGATCCAGGAGGCCAGCTGCTCCAACGCCGGCCTGGCCCGGAGGGTCAACCTCTGCGGCGCCGAGCACGGTCTGGACCTTCGGTACGACAAGACCTCCGTCGCCCGCTGGCTGCGCGGGCAGCAGCCGCGCGGGCAGGCGCCGGCCGTGATCGCCGAGGCCCTGGGGCGCAAGCTCGGCCGCAGCGTGTCGGTCGAGGAGATCGGCATGGCGGACGGCAAGAACCTCAGCTCCGGCATCGGGCTGCAGTTCGCGCCCACCATCAACGCGGCCCTGGAGCAGGTCTGCGAGCTGTGGCGCAGCGACGTCGGCAGGCGGGACTTCCTGACCGGGGCGACGGTCGCCGCCTCCGCGCTGGTGGAGCCCAGCCGGGACTGGCTGATCACCCCGCCGGACCCGGTGGTGGCGCGCGCCGGCGGCCCGCGGGTCGGTCCGACCGACGTGGCCGCGATCAAGGCGACCACCGTGATGCTGGTCGACCTGGACCACCGCTTCGGCAGCGGCCACGTCCGCCCGGTCGTCGTGCACTACCTCAACTCGGTGGTCTCCGGCCTGCTCGGCGGAGCGTACCGGGAGGAGACCGGGCGCCAACTCTTCGCCGCGGTGGCCCGGTTGACCGAACTGGCCGGCTACATGGCGGTGGACACCGGCCAGCCCGGGCTCGCCCAGCGCTACTACATCCAGGCGCTGCGGCTCGCCCAGGCGGCCGACGACCGCGGCTACGGCGGCTACGTGCTGGCCGCCTCGATGAGCCATCTGGCGGCCACCCTGGGCAACCCGAGGGAGATCGCCCAACTCGCCCGCGCCGCCCAGGAGGGCGCCCGCTCCGTGGCCACCCCGACGGCGATGGCGATGTTCTACGCCGCCGAGGCCCGCGGCCACGCCCTGCTCGGCGACGCCCGCTCCTGCGAGGCGGTGTCGGCCAAGGCACTGGAGATGATGGAGAAACGCCGCCCGGAGGACGACCCGGACTGGATCGCCCACTTCGACGACGCCTACCTCGCCGACGAACTGGCCCACTGCCACCGGGACCTGGAACAGGCCGGCCAGGCCGAGCACTACGCCCGCCGGGCCCTCGACCTGCACCCGCCGACCCGGGTACGGCGCCGCGCGGTCGACCTCGTGCTGCTGGCCACCGCGCAGTTGCAGCAGCGGGACCTGGAACGGGCCTGCGAGACGGGCACCCAGGCCGTCCGGCTGCTGAGCGGGCTGCGCTCCAACCGGGGCGTGGAGTACCTGGACGAGTTCCGGCGCCGGCTGGAGCCCTACCGGGAGCAGCGGGTGGTCCGCGAGTTCCACGCGCGGGCGGACGCGGAGGCGGCCTGA
- a CDS encoding GlxA family transcriptional regulator — translation MAHLVAVLALDGVIAFELGIPARIFGGAKGPAGQPLYEVATCTLDGQPVATSADFRVMVDHGPELLERADTVVIPASADSGPAVADACFTPELAAALARIRPGTRLLSICTGSFILAAAGLLDGRPATTHWRYTERFARLFPRVLLDPDVLYTDDGDILTSGGVAAGVDLCLHVVRRDHGSAVANAVARNCLVPPWREGGQKQYVEAPSPVDAEGTGTAAVRAWAVEHLDQPLALRRLADRAGMSVRTFTRRFREETGASPGQWITTQRTERARQLLERTDLTIDQVARESGFGTAASLRLQLRGRLDVAPSAYRRTFRTVPQ, via the coding sequence ATGGCACACCTGGTCGCGGTACTCGCCCTGGACGGCGTGATCGCCTTCGAACTCGGCATCCCCGCCCGCATCTTCGGCGGCGCCAAGGGCCCGGCCGGGCAACCCCTCTACGAGGTGGCCACCTGCACCCTGGACGGCCAACCGGTCGCCACCAGCGCCGACTTCAGGGTCATGGTCGACCACGGGCCCGAACTGCTGGAACGGGCCGACACGGTGGTGATCCCGGCCTCCGCCGACTCCGGCCCGGCCGTCGCCGACGCCTGCTTCACCCCGGAGCTGGCCGCCGCGCTGGCCCGGATCCGGCCCGGCACCCGGCTGCTGTCGATCTGCACCGGCTCCTTCATCCTGGCCGCCGCCGGCCTGCTGGACGGCCGCCCGGCCACCACCCACTGGCGCTACACCGAGCGCTTCGCCCGGCTGTTCCCCCGGGTGCTGCTCGACCCCGACGTGCTCTACACCGACGACGGCGACATCCTCACCTCCGGCGGGGTGGCCGCCGGGGTGGACCTCTGCCTGCACGTGGTGCGGCGCGACCACGGCAGCGCGGTGGCCAACGCGGTGGCCCGCAACTGCCTGGTGCCGCCGTGGCGCGAGGGCGGCCAGAAGCAGTACGTGGAGGCCCCGAGCCCGGTGGACGCCGAAGGCACCGGCACCGCCGCGGTGCGCGCCTGGGCGGTGGAGCACCTGGACCAGCCGCTCGCGCTGCGCCGGCTCGCCGACCGGGCCGGCATGAGCGTACGGACCTTCACCCGGCGCTTCCGCGAGGAGACCGGCGCCAGCCCGGGCCAGTGGATCACCACCCAGCGCACCGAACGGGCCCGCCAGCTGCTGGAACGGACCGATCTGACGATCGACCAGGTCGCCCGGGAGTCCGGCTTCGGCACCGCCGCCTCACTGCGGCTGCAGCTGCGCGGCCGGCTCGACGTGGCGCCGAGCGCCTACCGGCGCACCTTCCGCACCGTCCCGCAGTAG
- a CDS encoding zf-HC2 domain-containing protein encodes MSSTEEQHDALRSLLGAWALGACPTREAAELELHMRGCPECAEEAARLHEAAGWLSLDEPLDQPGSLRQQVLDWCLARRPAELPVPAWGMPYTAETAKLDALLRDLGPEEWQEVAELPWHGGSGRLRPAEVLGHLTAVDGFLALALGLPDPVPAAPGAPGTPVASRTPGASAVPAERRVPPQDPAGPWPWPTPRVPPQGGPYAAISARTARMIAGQSALPPQSVRARWRQQSHDLVRSAALAPQGNTPVDYGFTVLPLRDAFVDRAFECYVHGEDVARAVAYPYDPPAPQHLRQMVELVVRLLPRALAGLRAAQPQPVGAPAGNGPTARRLRLVVDGPGGGEWLVPLDGGDVTAGPGGTVGTVGPESGPPGGEPVASMAVDGLELCQLAAAHRDPDRLPVGEHGDRAAIREVLHALPLLSRP; translated from the coding sequence GTGAGCAGCACGGAGGAGCAGCACGACGCCTTGCGCTCACTGCTCGGCGCCTGGGCCCTCGGCGCCTGCCCGACCCGCGAGGCCGCCGAGTTGGAGCTGCACATGCGCGGCTGCCCGGAGTGCGCCGAGGAGGCGGCCCGGCTGCACGAGGCGGCCGGCTGGCTCTCCCTGGACGAACCGCTGGACCAGCCCGGCTCGCTGCGCCAGCAGGTGCTCGACTGGTGCCTGGCCCGCCGCCCGGCGGAACTGCCCGTCCCCGCCTGGGGCATGCCGTACACGGCGGAGACCGCCAAGCTCGACGCGCTGCTGCGCGACCTCGGCCCGGAGGAGTGGCAGGAGGTGGCCGAACTGCCGTGGCACGGCGGCTCCGGCCGGCTGCGCCCGGCCGAGGTGCTCGGCCACCTGACCGCCGTGGACGGCTTCCTGGCGCTCGCCCTCGGTCTGCCCGACCCGGTGCCGGCCGCTCCGGGTGCACCGGGCACACCGGTCGCCTCGCGCACTCCGGGCGCATCCGCCGTGCCGGCCGAACGCCGGGTGCCGCCGCAGGATCCGGCCGGTCCGTGGCCGTGGCCGACGCCGCGCGTCCCGCCGCAGGGCGGCCCGTACGCCGCGATCTCCGCCCGCACCGCCCGGATGATCGCCGGGCAGAGCGCCCTGCCGCCGCAGTCGGTGCGCGCCCGGTGGCGGCAGCAGAGCCACGACCTGGTGCGCAGCGCCGCGCTCGCCCCGCAGGGCAACACCCCGGTCGACTACGGCTTCACCGTGCTGCCGTTGCGCGACGCCTTCGTGGACCGCGCCTTCGAGTGCTACGTGCACGGCGAGGACGTGGCCCGGGCGGTCGCCTACCCGTACGACCCGCCGGCGCCGCAACACCTGCGGCAGATGGTGGAGCTGGTGGTCCGGCTGCTGCCCCGGGCGCTGGCCGGCCTGCGCGCGGCGCAGCCCCAACCGGTGGGGGCACCGGCCGGGAACGGTCCGACCGCCCGGCGGCTGCGGCTGGTGGTCGACGGCCCGGGCGGCGGCGAGTGGCTGGTCCCGCTGGACGGCGGGGACGTCACGGCCGGCCCGGGCGGCACGGTCGGCACAGTGGGCCCGGAGTCGGGCCCGCCCGGCGGGGAGCCGGTGGCCTCGATGGCGGTGGACGGCCTGGAGCTCTGCCAGTTGGCCGCCGCGCACCGCGACCCGGACCGGCTGCCGGTCGGCGAGCACGGTGACCGGGCCGCGATCCGCGAGGTGCTGCACGCGCTCCCGCTGCTGTCGCGGCCGTAA
- a CDS encoding metal-dependent transcriptional regulator yields MSGLIDTTEMYLRTILELEEEGIVPMRARIAERLEQSGPTVSQTVGRMERDGLLQVAGDRHLELTEDGRRLAVRVMRKHRIAECLLVDVIGLEWDQVHEEACRWEHVMSETVERKVLAMLGHPTQSPYGNPIPGLDELGDTKAEGEGFDAGLVPLDTVKPGEAGADVVVRRIGEPIQTDSVLMSTLRRAGVRPGSTVKVTAGVGGVLVGTGDNAAELGKDIAQHVFVAQA; encoded by the coding sequence ATGTCTGGGCTGATCGACACCACTGAGATGTACCTTCGCACCATCCTGGAGCTGGAGGAGGAGGGCATCGTCCCGATGCGTGCCCGCATCGCCGAGCGCCTGGAACAGAGCGGTCCCACGGTCAGCCAGACTGTCGGCCGGATGGAGCGCGACGGGCTGCTCCAGGTCGCCGGGGACCGGCACCTCGAACTCACCGAGGACGGCCGTCGGCTCGCGGTGCGCGTCATGCGCAAGCACCGCATCGCCGAGTGCCTGCTGGTCGACGTGATCGGCCTGGAGTGGGACCAGGTGCACGAGGAGGCCTGTCGCTGGGAGCACGTGATGAGCGAGACGGTCGAGCGCAAGGTGCTCGCCATGCTCGGCCACCCCACCCAGTCCCCGTACGGCAACCCGATCCCGGGCCTGGACGAGCTGGGGGACACCAAGGCCGAGGGTGAGGGCTTCGACGCCGGGCTCGTCCCGCTGGACACCGTCAAGCCGGGCGAGGCCGGGGCCGACGTGGTGGTCCGCCGGATCGGCGAGCCGATCCAGACCGACAGCGTGCTGATGAGCACCCTGCGCCGGGCCGGCGTCCGGCCGGGCTCGACGGTCAAGGTGACCGCAGGCGTCGGCGGCGTGCTGGTCGGCACCGGGGACAACGCGGCGGAGCTGGGCAAGGACATCGCCCAGCACGTCTTCGTCGCCCAGGCCTGA
- the purU gene encoding formyltetrahydrofolate deformylase: MEQQSAGAQYVLTLSCPDKQGIVHAVSSYLFMTGCNIIDSQQFGDGDSGLFFMRVHFSAPEPVTADKLRASFAAIGASFAMDWQIHPTEQRMRIILMVSKFGHCLNDLLYRTRIGALPVEIAAVVSNHTDLQDLTESYGIPFHHIPVTRDTKAEAEQQLLDLVAKEQVELVVLARYMQVLSDQLCTELSGRVINIHHSFLPSFKGAKPYHQAHARGVKLIGATAHYVTADLDEGPIIEQEVARVTHDVSPDQLVALGRDVECQALARAVKWHSEHRVLLDGTRTVVFA, translated from the coding sequence GTGGAACAGCAGTCGGCCGGCGCCCAGTACGTCCTCACGCTGTCCTGCCCCGACAAGCAGGGCATCGTCCACGCGGTCTCCAGCTACCTCTTCATGACCGGCTGCAACATCATCGACAGCCAGCAGTTCGGGGACGGCGACAGCGGACTCTTCTTCATGCGGGTGCACTTCTCCGCCCCCGAGCCGGTCACCGCCGACAAGCTGCGGGCCAGCTTCGCCGCGATCGGCGCCTCCTTCGCGATGGACTGGCAGATCCACCCGACCGAGCAGCGGATGCGGATCATCCTCATGGTCAGCAAGTTCGGGCACTGCCTGAACGACCTGCTCTACCGCACCCGGATCGGCGCCCTGCCGGTGGAGATCGCCGCGGTGGTCTCCAACCACACCGACCTGCAGGACCTGACCGAGAGCTACGGGATCCCCTTCCACCACATCCCGGTCACCAGGGACACCAAGGCGGAGGCCGAGCAGCAGCTGCTGGACCTGGTCGCCAAGGAGCAGGTCGAACTGGTCGTGCTGGCCCGCTACATGCAGGTCCTCTCCGACCAGCTGTGCACCGAGCTGTCCGGCCGGGTGATCAACATCCACCACTCCTTCCTGCCGAGCTTCAAGGGCGCCAAGCCGTACCACCAGGCGCACGCCCGGGGTGTGAAGCTGATCGGGGCCACCGCGCACTACGTCACCGCCGACCTGGACGAGGGCCCGATCATCGAGCAGGAGGTGGCCCGGGTCACCCACGACGTCAGCCCCGACCAGCTGGTCGCGCTCGGCCGGGACGTCGAGTGCCAGGCGCTGGCCCGCGCGGTGAAGTGGCACAGCGAGCACCGGGTGCTGCTCGACGGCACCCGTACGGTCGTCTTCGCCTGA
- a CDS encoding SCO4402 family protein, with protein MPLNDLPWWRWRARLRSALHMLSDPAFQQEAWLTGREGYGDVTDAVYRLVEDTWLDRWSAEKYVGTILRDSAEAALVDVAVLRAVQMLHEVGADAPASAYLGHPGWPETVRAAREAHVALATGDGDDPDAAPKSLDVLRILTQV; from the coding sequence ATGCCGCTCAACGACCTGCCCTGGTGGCGCTGGCGAGCCCGACTGCGCTCGGCGCTGCACATGCTGTCCGACCCCGCCTTCCAGCAGGAGGCCTGGCTGACCGGCCGGGAGGGGTACGGGGACGTGACCGACGCCGTCTACCGGCTGGTCGAGGACACCTGGCTGGACCGCTGGTCGGCCGAGAAGTACGTGGGCACGATCCTCCGGGACTCCGCCGAGGCCGCGCTGGTCGACGTCGCGGTGCTGCGGGCCGTGCAGATGCTGCACGAGGTGGGCGCGGACGCCCCGGCCTCCGCCTACCTCGGCCACCCCGGCTGGCCGGAGACCGTCCGGGCCGCCCGCGAGGCGCACGTCGCGCTGGCCACGGGCGACGGGGACGACCCGGACGCGGCCCCCAAGTCGCTGGACGTGCTGCGCATCCTCACCCAGGTCTGA
- a CDS encoding DUF4231 domain-containing protein, translated as MRERDLLPEFFWAADAASLRGQQRSVLLCAWELVLLVLAAATGSADGEPWAWPAAGAYLGAIALAVVISRQNPQGLWYEGRAAAESVKTLAWKYAVRADAYQPPPRALPDAEGLYRFQLGRVLGAFRDGPAAVPGSGVEVTAAMHDLREQPLAVRREVYLGERIQVQHDWYRAKARYCARAGYWAGVLGVLLPALGLVLAVLRALGAFTYDALGTVSAVAASVTAWAQLRQYRPLAAAYGLAAVELGQIQRQLARLDLDSPDAEEVWARLARDAEDAISREHTTWQARREVRTTTDREHDTGPEHGTHPEH; from the coding sequence GTGCGCGAGCGGGACCTGCTGCCCGAGTTCTTCTGGGCCGCCGACGCGGCCTCGCTGCGCGGGCAGCAGCGCTCGGTGCTGCTCTGCGCCTGGGAGCTGGTCCTGCTGGTGCTGGCCGCCGCGACCGGCTCGGCCGACGGCGAGCCCTGGGCCTGGCCCGCGGCCGGCGCCTACCTCGGCGCGATCGCGCTGGCCGTGGTGATCAGCCGGCAGAACCCGCAGGGCCTCTGGTACGAGGGGCGGGCCGCCGCCGAGTCGGTCAAGACCCTGGCCTGGAAGTACGCCGTCCGGGCCGACGCCTACCAGCCGCCGCCGCGCGCCCTGCCGGACGCCGAGGGCCTGTACCGCTTCCAGCTCGGTCGGGTGCTCGGCGCCTTCCGGGACGGCCCGGCCGCCGTCCCCGGCAGCGGGGTCGAGGTCACCGCGGCGATGCACGACCTGCGCGAGCAGCCGCTGGCGGTGCGCCGCGAGGTGTACCTGGGCGAGCGGATCCAGGTGCAGCACGACTGGTACCGCGCCAAGGCCCGCTACTGCGCCCGGGCCGGGTACTGGGCCGGGGTGCTGGGCGTGCTGCTGCCCGCACTCGGGCTGGTGCTGGCGGTGCTGCGGGCGCTCGGCGCGTTCACCTACGACGCGCTGGGCACCGTCTCGGCGGTGGCCGCCTCGGTCACCGCCTGGGCGCAGCTGCGCCAGTACCGCCCGCTGGCCGCCGCGTACGGGCTGGCCGCCGTGGAGCTGGGGCAGATCCAGCGCCAACTCGCCCGGCTGGACCTGGACTCGCCGGACGCCGAGGAGGTCTGGGCCAGGCTGGCCCGGGACGCGGAGGACGCGATCTCCCGCGAGCACACCACCTGGCAGGCCCGCCGGGAGGTCCGCACCACCACCGACCGGGAGCACGACACGGGCCCGGAGCACGGAACCCACCCGGAGCACTGA
- a CDS encoding ABC transporter substrate-binding protein, with translation MTSRRDSFQGRPPVARRRRRRPVAAAVTAAALLPTLFSASACGGAADASGGNDLTVMTWAPSGTGSADRPGMTALASAIGQDVNIKGGLNGRRLRVITCNEHNSADGARACAQQAVDAGAAAVIGSYSQWGEAFMPVLERAGIPLIGGYGLSQPEFSSPLSYPVDGGLPALIAGNGRQLVDAGCKTVSLVRPDTPAGDNLIGYLGTALRPAGIRLQDVKAPEQSSDYAPVARKAIGKDEPGNCVTSALAAEPTGNLLDSYRRLTPKNTRIASVIGSVQQSVVDSTGGDSGPLNGAYVTSWYPPESAKIWDGLRGVVRADTTGGSTIDVSDPGVQTTWVAYEVFKMVTQKLSEAGKPVTAKSIAGLLDSGEGIDVGLTPPLNWGATNMLPSTASPRLVNTWVTYQVVKNGRMTLQQPGFVDVRWVLTGGRPPA, from the coding sequence ATGACCAGCCGAAGGGACTCGTTCCAGGGCCGTCCCCCCGTCGCGCGGCGCCGCCGCCGACGCCCCGTCGCCGCCGCCGTCACCGCCGCGGCGCTGCTCCCCACCCTCTTCTCGGCGTCCGCGTGCGGCGGAGCTGCCGACGCCTCCGGCGGAAACGACCTGACCGTGATGACCTGGGCGCCGTCCGGCACCGGCTCCGCCGACCGGCCGGGCATGACCGCGCTCGCCTCCGCCATCGGCCAGGACGTCAACATCAAGGGCGGACTGAACGGCCGCCGGCTGCGGGTGATCACCTGCAACGAGCACAACTCCGCCGACGGCGCCCGCGCCTGCGCCCAGCAGGCCGTGGACGCCGGGGCCGCCGCCGTGATCGGCTCCTACAGCCAGTGGGGCGAGGCCTTCATGCCCGTCCTGGAACGCGCCGGGATCCCGCTGATCGGCGGCTACGGCCTCTCCCAGCCCGAGTTCTCCAGCCCGCTGTCCTACCCGGTGGACGGCGGCCTGCCCGCCCTGATCGCGGGCAACGGACGGCAGCTGGTGGACGCCGGCTGCAAGACCGTGTCGCTGGTCCGCCCGGACACCCCGGCCGGCGACAACCTGATCGGCTACCTGGGCACCGCGCTGCGCCCCGCCGGGATCAGGCTGCAGGACGTCAAGGCGCCCGAGCAGTCCTCCGACTACGCCCCGGTGGCCCGCAAGGCGATCGGCAAGGACGAGCCGGGCAACTGCGTCACCAGCGCGCTGGCCGCCGAGCCCACCGGCAACCTGCTGGACTCCTACCGGCGGCTGACCCCGAAGAACACCCGGATCGCCTCGGTGATCGGCAGCGTGCAGCAGTCGGTGGTCGACTCCACCGGCGGCGACTCCGGCCCGCTCAACGGCGCCTACGTCACCAGCTGGTACCCGCCGGAGTCGGCGAAGATCTGGGACGGGCTGCGCGGGGTGGTCCGCGCCGACACCACCGGCGGGAGCACCATCGACGTCTCCGACCCCGGGGTGCAGACCACCTGGGTCGCGTACGAGGTGTTCAAGATGGTGACGCAGAAGCTGTCGGAGGCCGGCAAGCCGGTCACCGCGAAGTCGATCGCCGGGCTGCTGGACAGCGGCGAGGGCATCGACGTCGGCCTCACCCCGCCGCTGAACTGGGGCGCCACCAACATGTTGCCCAGCACCGCCTCACCGCGGCTGGTGAACACCTGGGTCACCTACCAGGTGGTCAAGAACGGGCGGATGACCCTGCAGCAGCCGGGCTTCGTGGACGTCCGCTGGGTGCTCACCGGGGGCCGCCCGCCGGCGTGA